In the genome of Fusobacterium perfoetens, one region contains:
- a CDS encoding TRAP transporter small permease, which produces MEKIKNCLDKIIELFCIVIMGVMTVLVTWQVITRYVFNNPSIFTEQTSQYLFVWLVMYGSAYVFGKREHMQISFVRDLTSGTLRKVIDIFQEIIITIFVLIVMIYGGYFSALRQMGQVDAALQIPMGVIYSAIPISGVFVIFYAIHNIKVIACGKKGK; this is translated from the coding sequence ATGGAAAAAATAAAAAATTGTCTGGATAAGATAATAGAACTATTTTGTATAGTTATAATGGGAGTTATGACAGTTTTAGTAACTTGGCAAGTTATTACAAGATATGTTTTCAATAATCCTAGTATTTTTACAGAGCAAACATCACAATATTTATTTGTATGGTTAGTTATGTATGGTTCAGCCTATGTATTTGGAAAAAGAGAACATATGCAAATTTCTTTCGTTAGAGATTTGACATCAGGAACTCTAAGAAAAGTAATAGATATTTTTCAAGAAATAATAATTACTATATTTGTTCTAATAGTTATGATTTATGGGGGATATTTTTCAGCGTTAAGACAAATGGGGCAAGTGGATGCAGCTTTACAAATACCAATGGGAGTTATATATTCAGCAATTCCAATAAGTGGAGTGTTTGTAATATTCTATGCAATTCACAATATAAAAGTGATTGCCTGTGGTAAAAAAGGTAAATAA
- a CDS encoding TRAP transporter substrate-binding protein — translation MKKVLFVGSLAVMGLFMGCGKEKEASSDAKVKTQVLKVAFNQSEKHPQYKALEQFSKDLEAQTKGAYKLEISPNELLGDQRATAELVQNGVIQMSVVGNPVVESFNKDFAVIGLPYLYDSLEHQKKVFTSDVLDPLFKSVAPNGFEVIGAFTAGARCLYTDKPMTKPEDLKGYKFRVMQSDTMKKMVDYMGGIGTPMGQGEVYTAVQQGVIEGGENNEVTYVDLKHYEVAPYFSYTNHLMVPDLIIINEKLYNGMTPENRKIFDDLMKQTIENEFTVWNENVEQAKKVATENGAKFIEVDIKPFQERVKPLQEEVSNISDMTKKIYKDVRDLAK, via the coding sequence ATGAAAAAAGTATTATTTGTAGGAAGTTTAGCAGTTATGGGATTATTTATGGGATGTGGAAAGGAAAAAGAAGCATCATCTGATGCAAAAGTTAAAACACAAGTTTTAAAAGTAGCTTTTAATCAATCAGAAAAACATCCACAATACAAAGCGTTAGAGCAATTTAGTAAAGATTTAGAAGCACAAACAAAAGGAGCTTATAAATTAGAAATATCTCCAAACGAATTATTAGGAGACCAAAGAGCTACAGCCGAATTAGTTCAAAACGGAGTTATTCAAATGTCTGTAGTAGGAAATCCAGTTGTTGAAAGTTTCAATAAAGACTTTGCTGTAATAGGATTACCATATTTATATGACAGCTTAGAACATCAAAAGAAAGTATTTACATCTGATGTATTAGATCCATTATTTAAATCAGTAGCACCAAATGGATTTGAAGTTATAGGAGCATTTACAGCAGGAGCAAGATGTCTTTATACAGATAAACCAATGACAAAACCAGAAGATTTAAAAGGATACAAATTCAGAGTAATGCAATCTGATACAATGAAAAAAATGGTTGACTATATGGGTGGAATTGGAACTCCTATGGGACAAGGAGAAGTTTATACAGCTGTTCAACAAGGAGTTATTGAAGGTGGAGAAAATAACGAAGTTACTTATGTTGACTTAAAACATTATGAAGTAGCACCTTACTTTTCATATACTAACCACTTAATGGTTCCAGATTTAATCATCATCAATGAAAAATTATACAATGGAATGACTCCAGAAAACAGAAAAATATTTGATGACTTAATGAAACAAACAATAGAAAATGAATTTACAGTATGGAACGAAAACGTAGAACAAGCTAAAAAAGTAGCAACAGAAAACGGAGCAAAATTCATCGAAGTAGATATTAAACCATTCCAAGAAAGAGTAAAACCTCTTCAAGAAGAAGTTTCTAATATTTCTGATATGACTAAAAAAATCTACAAAGATGTTAGAGATTTAGCTAAATAA
- a CDS encoding IclR family transcriptional regulator, which produces MELHKPTERVVNILNIISKNSGQLTFSNISKLIDIPKSTLSPILKTLVELELLVIDPTSQTYTIGLNAFQIGQTYLENINGLDLIKSHMRTIVNECNENCQVGINHNHEVLYLARIESPQPIKMMSSIGRNLPLYCTGLGRALLCEYSESTIKKLYSNELRKFTENTITDVNEIVKIIEKAKNDGYCEEIGEITSDAQCVAVPIISNGNIIAALGVSLPIFRASSEQIEKIKVLLREHSSAITKELENLNITSLI; this is translated from the coding sequence ATGGAGCTACACAAACCAACTGAAAGAGTTGTTAATATTTTGAATATAATTTCTAAAAATTCTGGACAACTAACCTTTTCAAATATTTCAAAATTAATAGATATTCCAAAAAGCACTCTTTCTCCTATATTAAAAACTTTAGTTGAACTTGAACTTCTAGTGATAGATCCTACTTCTCAAACATATACAATAGGTTTAAATGCTTTTCAAATAGGACAAACATATTTAGAAAATATAAATGGGTTGGATCTAATAAAATCTCATATGAGAACTATAGTTAATGAATGTAATGAAAATTGCCAAGTAGGAATTAATCATAATCATGAAGTTTTATACTTAGCTAGGATAGAATCTCCTCAACCAATAAAAATGATGTCATCAATCGGAAGAAATCTTCCTCTTTACTGTACTGGACTGGGAAGAGCTTTGCTTTGTGAATATTCTGAATCAACTATAAAAAAATTATATTCTAATGAATTAAGAAAATTTACTGAAAATACTATTACTGATGTTAATGAGATTGTTAAAATAATAGAAAAAGCTAAAAATGATGGGTATTGTGAAGAGATAGGAGAGATTACTTCAGATGCTCAGTGTGTAGCTGTACCTATTATAAGTAATGGAAATATTATTGCTGCTCTTGGGGTTAGTTTACCTATTTTTAGAGCTTCTTCTGAGCAAATAGAAAAAATTAAAGTTCTTTTAAGAGAACATTCCAGTGCAATTACAAAGGAACTTGAAAACTTAAATATTACTTCTTTAATTTAA
- a CDS encoding mannitol dehydrogenase family protein has product MKLSLKEIENIKKIEEIKVPLYDIVKVKENTIKSPKWLHFGAGNIFRAYIGKMQQNLLNKGLEDTGIIVAESFDEEIIEKAYTPYDNLTLSVILSKDGKFSTELLGSIVDSLKVSENREKLEEIVKMPTLQMISFTITEKGYNLKNPVGKYFPIVEEDFSNVPNKAKHIMSIVTELLYIRYKNGATPIAIVSMDNCAGNGDRIKAAVFDVAEHWIKNGFVEKEFIEYISNEEKVTFPVSMIDKITPRPAEVVKNYLENLGLEGMETIITDKKTYTSPFVNAEVSEYFVVEDKFPNGRPKLEMAEAGVYVTDRETVEKTERMKVTTCLNPLHTALAVYGCLLNEKTIYDAVSNPLLNKLIKNIGYNEALKVVEDPKILNPKDFIDEVINERFANPFIPDQPERIATDTSQKVGIRYGETLKAYLASNELKISDIKYIPLVYAGWFRYLLGVDDIGKERSISPDPMLEMLKETLDGVEFGKPETYNGQLKEILKNKSIFGVDLVEIGLSSDVEKYFVEMLEGEGAVSKVLTKYLG; this is encoded by the coding sequence ATGAAACTTTCTTTAAAGGAAATAGAAAATATAAAAAAAATTGAAGAAATAAAAGTTCCTTTATATGATATAGTAAAAGTTAAGGAAAATACAATTAAATCACCTAAATGGTTGCATTTTGGTGCAGGAAATATATTTAGAGCATACATTGGAAAGATGCAACAAAATCTATTAAATAAAGGTCTTGAAGATACAGGAATTATTGTTGCAGAAAGTTTTGATGAAGAGATAATTGAGAAAGCTTATACTCCATATGATAATTTAACTTTATCTGTTATTTTGTCGAAAGATGGAAAATTTTCAACAGAACTTTTAGGAAGTATTGTTGATTCATTAAAAGTAAGTGAAAATAGAGAAAAGTTAGAAGAAATTGTAAAAATGCCAACATTACAAATGATAAGTTTTACAATAACAGAAAAAGGATATAATTTAAAAAATCCTGTTGGAAAATATTTTCCAATAGTTGAAGAAGATTTTTCTAATGTTCCAAATAAAGCAAAACACATTATGAGTATAGTTACAGAACTTTTATACATTAGATATAAAAATGGTGCTACTCCAATAGCAATAGTAAGTATGGATAACTGCGCAGGTAACGGTGATAGAATAAAAGCTGCTGTATTTGATGTGGCAGAACATTGGATAAAAAATGGTTTTGTAGAAAAAGAATTTATAGAATATATTTCTAATGAGGAAAAAGTAACTTTTCCAGTGTCAATGATAGATAAAATTACTCCTAGACCAGCCGAAGTTGTAAAAAATTATTTAGAAAATTTAGGATTAGAAGGAATGGAAACTATTATTACGGATAAAAAAACTTATACATCTCCATTTGTAAATGCAGAAGTTTCAGAATATTTTGTAGTAGAAGATAAATTTCCTAATGGAAGACCAAAACTTGAAATGGCAGAAGCAGGTGTTTATGTAACAGATAGAGAAACTGTTGAAAAAACTGAAAGAATGAAAGTTACAACTTGCTTAAATCCATTACACACAGCTTTAGCAGTATATGGATGTCTATTAAATGAAAAAACAATATATGATGCAGTTTCTAATCCTTTATTAAATAAATTAATAAAAAATATTGGATATAATGAAGCTTTAAAAGTTGTAGAAGATCCAAAAATATTAAACCCAAAAGATTTTATAGATGAAGTTATAAACGAAAGATTTGCTAATCCGTTTATTCCAGATCAACCAGAAAGAATAGCAACAGATACTTCTCAAAAAGTTGGAATAAGATATGGTGAAACATTAAAAGCTTATTTAGCAAGTAATGAATTAAAAATATCTGATATAAAATATATTCCATTAGTTTATGCTGGTTGGTTTAGATATTTATTAGGTGTAGATGATATAGGGAAAGAAAGAAGCATAAGTCCAGACCCAATGTTAGAAATGTTAAAAGAAACTCTTGATGGAGTAGAATTTGGAAAACCAGAAACATACAATGGTCAATTAAAAGAGATACTAAAAAATAAATCAATTTTTGGCGTTGATTTAGTGGAAATTGGTCTTTCTTCTGATGTTGAAAAATATTTCGTAGAAATGTTAGAGGGAGAAGGGGCAGTAAGCAAAGTTTTAACTAAATATTTAGGATAA
- the uxuA gene encoding mannonate dehydratase codes for MRMAFRWYGVGNDNVTLDQIRQIPGVTSIVWSLHDKVAGEEWEFERIKEVTDYIKSKGFDADVVESVNVHDDIKIGKPTRDKYIEIYKDTIKKLAKVGVKVICYNFMPIFDWTRTDLYKEMPDGSNALFYQKDLVTGVSPQEVTRRILEGAGDKTMPGWEPERLSRLNELFEEYKDVTEEKLTENFKYFLEKIIPTCEEVGIKMAVHPDDPPWPIFGLPRIVRDEEHIEKVLKLVDSPCNGLTLCSGSLGPNLKNDIPNLIRKFGDRIHFAHIRNVKVFENGDFIESSHRACDGNVDIVEVVKAYHDIGFKGYVRPDHGRHLWGEEKTCRPGYGLYDRALGIMYLWGIWDTLEKNNK; via the coding sequence ATGAGAATGGCTTTTCGTTGGTATGGAGTAGGAAATGATAACGTAACTCTAGACCAAATCAGACAAATTCCAGGAGTAACATCTATTGTTTGGTCATTACACGATAAAGTGGCTGGTGAAGAATGGGAATTTGAAAGAATAAAAGAAGTTACAGACTATATAAAATCTAAAGGTTTTGATGCAGATGTAGTGGAAAGTGTTAACGTACATGATGATATTAAAATAGGAAAACCAACAAGGGATAAATATATAGAAATCTACAAAGATACTATAAAAAAATTAGCAAAAGTTGGAGTAAAAGTTATATGCTATAATTTTATGCCAATTTTTGACTGGACAAGAACAGATTTATATAAAGAAATGCCTGATGGTTCAAACGCATTATTTTATCAAAAAGATTTAGTTACAGGAGTTTCTCCTCAAGAAGTAACTAGAAGAATCTTAGAAGGAGCTGGAGATAAAACAATGCCTGGTTGGGAACCGGAAAGACTTTCAAGATTAAATGAATTATTTGAAGAATACAAAGATGTAACAGAAGAAAAATTAACAGAAAACTTTAAATATTTCTTAGAAAAAATAATTCCTACTTGTGAAGAGGTTGGAATCAAAATGGCAGTTCATCCAGATGATCCACCTTGGCCAATATTTGGACTTCCTAGAATAGTTAGAGATGAAGAACATATAGAAAAAGTTTTAAAATTAGTGGATAGTCCTTGCAATGGTTTAACTTTATGTAGTGGTTCTTTAGGACCAAATTTAAAAAATGATATTCCTAATCTTATAAGAAAATTTGGAGATAGAATACATTTTGCTCACATAAGAAATGTAAAGGTATTTGAAAATGGTGACTTTATAGAAAGTTCTCATAGAGCATGTGATGGAAATGTAGACATTGTAGAAGTTGTAAAAGCTTATCATGATATAGGATTTAAAGGATATGTTAGACCTGATCATGGAAGACATCTATGGGGAGAAGAAAAAACTTGTAGACCAGGGTATGGACTTTACGATAGAGCTTTAGGAATTATGTATCTTTGGGGAATCTGGGATACTTTAGAAAAAAACAATAAATAA
- a CDS encoding TRAP transporter large permease → MEFAIPVFLIFLVLGMPVAFSIGLSGLTFFLVRDLPMSVLVQKSISTSQSFTMLAIPLFIFAGNLMNSSGITSRLMKLASVLTGHMYGNIGQVSCVLSTLMGGVSGSAVADAAMQSRILGPEMTRLGYAKGWSAAVNGLSGLIVATIPPSMGLIIYGTVGEVSIGRLFMAGWLPGILMMVFLMIACTISARKFGYKPERKERASLKEILSTMTAGFWALMFPVMLIVLIRFGIVSPTESGAFAVAYALFVGVFVYKELDKETFITTVKDSVKDITVITIILAFSGTFGYGVVYDDITTKLATTLMGISDNPTILLALVVFFLLGCGMFMETTVIALILTPILLPVMKSVGVDPVVFGMIMMTCVTFGVMTPPVGTALYTTSDIMGCSVEETVKYGYPFYIAVLLVVVFMVFFQDAVLFLPNLVYGASAL, encoded by the coding sequence ATGGAATTTGCTATACCAGTATTTTTAATTTTTCTTGTATTAGGAATGCCAGTAGCTTTCTCTATTGGACTTTCAGGATTGACATTTTTCTTAGTAAGAGATTTACCAATGTCTGTTCTAGTGCAAAAATCAATATCAACTTCACAATCTTTTACAATGCTTGCGATTCCTTTATTTATATTTGCAGGAAATTTAATGAATAGTAGTGGAATAACAAGTCGTTTAATGAAATTGGCTAGCGTTCTTACAGGACATATGTATGGAAATATAGGACAAGTTTCTTGTGTATTAAGTACTTTGATGGGAGGAGTATCAGGATCAGCAGTTGCAGATGCTGCTATGCAATCACGTATCTTAGGGCCTGAAATGACAAGATTAGGATACGCTAAAGGATGGAGTGCTGCAGTAAATGGATTATCAGGATTAATAGTTGCAACAATTCCACCAAGTATGGGGCTTATAATATATGGAACTGTTGGAGAAGTTTCAATAGGGCGTCTTTTTATGGCAGGGTGGCTACCTGGTATATTAATGATGGTATTTCTTATGATAGCTTGTACAATATCAGCTCGTAAGTTTGGATACAAACCAGAAAGAAAAGAAAGAGCTAGTTTAAAAGAAATCTTAAGTACAATGACAGCTGGATTCTGGGCGTTAATGTTCCCAGTAATGTTAATAGTTTTAATAAGATTTGGAATAGTAAGTCCAACAGAATCAGGAGCTTTTGCAGTAGCTTATGCTTTATTTGTAGGAGTTTTTGTTTATAAAGAATTAGATAAAGAAACATTTATTACAACAGTTAAAGATAGTGTAAAAGATATCACAGTTATTACAATTATCTTAGCATTTTCAGGAACTTTTGGTTATGGAGTAGTTTATGACGATATAACAACAAAATTAGCAACAACTTTGATGGGAATATCAGATAATCCGACAATACTTTTAGCACTAGTTGTATTCTTCTTACTAGGTTGTGGAATGTTTATGGAAACAACAGTAATCGCTTTAATTCTTACACCAATTTTATTACCAGTTATGAAGAGTGTTGGAGTAGATCCAGTTGTTTTTGGAATGATAATGATGACTTGTGTTACATTTGGAGTTATGACTCCACCAGTAGGAACAGCTTTATATACTACATCAGATATAATGGGGTGTTCAGTAGAAGAAACAGTTAAATATGGATATCCATTCTATATAGCGGTGCTTTTAGTTGTAGTATTTATGGTATTTTTCCAAGATGCTGTTTTATTTTTACCAAATCTTGTATATGGAGCTAGTGCTCTTTAA
- a CDS encoding TRAP transporter small permease: protein MKSLYWKFAKLESALASFLLISIFLLVFLSAFTRTLGRPINWAQDAALVAFAWMTFLGSDLAIRNTRLIGIEVLTKHFPKVIQKYLDIIFKIIIIIFLLILIRYGYVMVITGMKRTITTLGISYAYVTASVPVGAFLMIISTSIRLVESIKKPAKKWGEDK, encoded by the coding sequence TTGAAAAGTTTATATTGGAAATTTGCAAAATTAGAAAGTGCCTTAGCAAGTTTTCTTCTTATAAGTATATTTTTACTTGTTTTTCTTTCAGCTTTTACAAGAACATTAGGAAGACCTATAAACTGGGCTCAAGATGCAGCTCTTGTTGCTTTTGCTTGGATGACTTTTTTAGGAAGTGATTTGGCAATAAGAAATACAAGACTTATTGGAATTGAAGTTTTAACTAAACATTTTCCAAAAGTAATTCAAAAATATCTTGATATTATTTTTAAGATTATCATAATTATATTTTTGCTTATTCTTATTAGATATGGTTATGTAATGGTTATCACAGGAATGAAAAGAACAATTACAACCTTAGGAATAAGTTATGCATATGTTACAGCATCAGTACCAGTAGGAGCTTTTTTAATGATAATATCAACATCTATAAGATTAGTTGAAAGTATAAAGAAACCTGCTAAAAAATGGGGGGAGGATAAATAA